A window from Hemicordylus capensis ecotype Gifberg chromosome 2, rHemCap1.1.pri, whole genome shotgun sequence encodes these proteins:
- the VARS1 gene encoding valine--tRNA ligase, translating to MPTLYLSPHPDNFQNLRVLVAARYGRQEPKVVGLPPDTELGNPSFSLPKLPALETQTGVYVSGPAAVSYFLSPDAMRGENPEAGTLIRQWISYADLEIAPAACAAAFSVLGVSKQSKQVTDRAVAELQKLLAVLDGHLKLRTYLVGETVTLADVTVACSLLLPYKYVLDQALRTSYTNVTRWFQTCINQPEFQAVLGPVKLCDQVPGVGAPKSELKEPSVRPGTELPEQRELTEPPAKSASQLKKEAKKKEKLEKFQQKKEKNQQQQKGEKKPKAEKKEKKDLEVITYDIPTLPGEKKDVTCAMPDSYSPQYVEAAWYPWWESQGFFKPEYGRRSVSEPNPKGLFMMCIPPPNVTGSLHLGHALTNAIQDSLTRWHRMKGETTLWNPGCDHAGIATQVVVEKKLWKEQGKTRHDLGRELFVEAVWKWKNEKGDRIYHQLKKLGSSMDWDRACFTMDQKLSRAVQEAFIRLHEEGVIYRSKRLVNWSCTLNSAISDIEVDKKELTGRTLLPVPGYKEKVEFGVLVSFAYKIEGSGEEVVVATTRIETMLGDTAVAVHPQDPRYQHLHGRSVLHPFTGRLLPIVCDDFVDMEFGTGAVKITPAHDQNDYEVGLRHGLDFITIIDENGYLVNVPLPFLGMKRFDARQSVLEALKQRGLFREVKDNPMVVPVCSRSKDVVEPLLKPQWYVRCDTMARGAAEAVRRGDLRIVPDFHLKTWFNWMDNIRDWCISRQLWWGHRIPAYFVTIDDPSVPPGDDTDGKYWVSGRNEQEAKEKAAQVFKVSPDKISLRQDEDVLDTWFSSGLFPFSIFGWPNPSEDLQVFYPGTLLETGHDILFFWVARMVMLGLKLTGKLPFREVYLHAVVRDAHGRKMSKSLGNVIDPLDVVAGITLEGLHAQLLESNLDPAEVERAKQGQKSDYPCGIPECGTDALRFALCAYTSQGRDINLDVNRILGYRHFCNKLWNATKFAVRGLGDGFRPQASPEPSGSESLIDTWMLSRLSHAVELCDVGFKAYDFPGITTAVYNLWLYELCDVYLECLKPVFAGPDEVAIQTARNVLYSCLDAGLRLLSPFMPFVTEELYQRLPRRSPSADPPSICITPYPSTEQYHWRNERLDHTVDFMLSIVRAVRSLRADYNLTKTKADCYLQCLDSGTVEAVTHCSEYICTLSSSKQVLVLEPGQAPPPGCAVAIASDKCTAHLLLKGLIDAEKEVSKLAGKIAELQKQILRLHERMDSPDYAAKVPTKVQETDTAKLKQSETELQKAEEAIENFKKMI from the exons GTGACGGATCGTGCTGTGGCAGAACTCCAGAAACTACTTGCAGTGTTGGACGGTCACTTGAAGCTGCGGACGTACCTGGTGGGGGAAACTGTGACCTTGGCTGATGTGACAGTAGCCTGTTCTCTGCTGTTGCCATATAAATAC GTCCTAGACCAAGCTCTCCGTACTTCTTACACCAACGTTACCCGATGGTTCCAGACCTGCATTAACCAGCCAGAATTTCAAGCTGTTTTGGGTCCAGTGAAGCTGTGTGACCAGGTGCCAGGAGTGGGTGCCCCTAAATCGGAGCTCAAGG AGCCTTCAGTACGTCCTGGGACAGAGCTGCCAGAGCAGAGAGAGCTAACAGAGCCCCCAGCCAAAAGTGCATCCCAGCTGAAGAAAGAggccaagaaaaaagaaaaactggagAAGTTTCaacagaagaaggaaaagaaccagcagcagcaaaagggaGAG AAGAAGCCCAAGGCtgaaaagaaggaaaagaaggatCTTGAAGTTATAACCTATGACATTCCAACCcttccaggggaaaaaaaag ATGTGACTTGCGCCATGCCCGACTCCTACAGCCCACAGTACGTTGAAGCTGCCTGGTACCCGTGGTGGGAGAGCCAGGGATTTTTCAAGCCAGAGTATGGG CGTCGCAGTGTGTCTGAGCCGAACCCCAAAGGCCTCTTCATGATGTGTATCCCTCCACCCAACGTCACAGGATCTCTCCATCTTGGCCATGCTCTCACCAACGCCATCCAGGACTCTCTAACTCGATG GCACCGGATGAAGGGGGAGACCACCCTGTGGAACCCTGGTTGTGACCATGCCGGCATCGCTAcgcaggtggtggtggagaagaagCTTTGGAAGGAGCAAGGGAAGACACGGCATGATCTTGGCCGTGAGCTGTTTGTGGAGGCAGTCTGGAAGTGGAAAAATGA AAAAGGTGATCGGATTTACCATCAACTGAAGAAGCTTGGTTCTTCAATGGACTGGGACAGAGCCTGTTTTACTATGGACCAA AAACTCTCCCGCGCTGTCCAAGAGGCTTTCATCCGGCTGCACGAGGAAGGGGTCATTTACCGAAGCAAGCGCCTCGTCAACTGGTCGTGCACCCTCAACTCGGCCATCTCTGACATCGAG gtggataagaaggagctaACGGGCCGAACACTCTTGCCAGTCCCTGGCTACAAAGAGAAGGTTGAGTTTGGGGTGCTAGTCTCCTTCGCTTACAAGATTGAGGGCTCTG GTGAAGAAGTGGTGGTGGCTACAACTCGTATTGAGACCATGCTGGGGGACACAGCGGTTGCGGTCCATCCTCAGGATCCCCGGTACCAG CATCTGCATGGCCGGAGTGTCCTGCATCCTTTCACCGGACGGCTCTTGCCTATTGTTTGTGATGACTTTGTCGACATGGAGTTTGGAACTG GTGCTGTGAAGATTACCCCAGCCCACGATCAGAATGACTACGAGGTTGGCCTGCGGCATGGACTTGATTTCATCACCATCATTGACGAAAACGGCTATCTTGTCAACGTGCCGCTTCCCTTCTTG ggTATGAAGCGATTTGATGCCCGTCAATCGGTTTTGGAAGCTCTGAAGCAAAGGGGTCTCTTTAGGGAGGTGAAGGATAACCCCATGGTGGTGCCCGTCTGCAG CCGCTCCAAAGATGTGGTGGAGCCACTGCTGAAGCCCCAGTGGTACGTGCGCTGCGACACAATGGCCCGGGGGGCAGCTGAGGCCGTGCGTCGAGGTGACCTGCGCATTGTGCCGGACTTCCACCTCAAAACTTGGTTCAATTGGATGGACAATATCCG GGATTGGTGTATTTCTCGGCAGCTGTGGTGGGGCCACCGTATCCCAGCATATTTTGTGACCATTGATGATCCCTCTGTTCCACCAGGAGAC GATACAGATGGCAAATACTGGGTAAGTGGCCGAAACGAGCAAGAGGCCAAAGAGAAAGCGGCCCAAGTCTTCAAGGTGTCTCCAGATAAAATCTCCCTCCGGCAAG ATGAAGATGTCCTGGACACTTGGTTCTCATCTGGTCTGTTCCCCTTCTCCATCTTTGGATGGCCAAACCCT AGTGAAGATCTCCAGGTGTTTTACCCTGGGACCCTTCTGGAGACTGGGCATGATATTCTCTTCTTCTGGGTGGCCCGCATGGTCATGTTGGGTCTCAAGCTTACGGGGAAGTTGCCATTCAGAGAG GTTTACCTTCATGCTGTCGTTCGGGATGCCCATGGTCGAAAAATGAGTAAATCGCTGGGAAATGTGATTGATCCACTAGATGTTGTTGCTGGCATTACGCTAGag GGCTTACATGCTCAGTTGCTAGAGAGCAATTTGGATCCAGCTGAGGTAGAACGAGCGAAACAAGGACAG AAATCAGATTATCCCTGTGGGATTCCAGAATGTGGGACAGATGCGCTCCGGTTTGCTCTCTGTGCTTACACGTCTCAAG GCCGGGATATAAACCTGGACGTCAACCGGATTCTGGGCTACCGGCATTTCTGCAACAAGCTCTGGAACGCAACCAAATTTGCTGTCCGGGGCCTTGGGGATGGATTCCGGCCGCAAGCCAGCCCTGAG CCCAGTGGCTCAGAAAGCCTCATCGACACGTGGATGCTGAGTCGCCTGAGCCATGCCGTGGAGTTGTGCGATGTTGGATTCAAGGCCTATGACTTCCCTGGCATCACCACAGCGGTGTATAACCTCTGGCTCTATGAGCTCTGTGATGTCTACTTG GAGTGCCTAAAGCCTGTGTTTGCTGGTCCAGATGAGGTCGCGATCCAAACGGCCCGGAATGTTCTCTACAGCTGCTTGGATGCTGGACTTCGTCTACTCAGCCCCTTCATGCCTTTTGTCACGGAGGAGCTATACCAGCGGCTGCCTCGACGATCTCCTTCCGCCGACCCCCCCAGCATCTGCATCACTCCTTACCCCAGTACAGAGCAG TATCACTGGAGGAATGAGAGATTGGACCATACCGTCGACTTCATGTTGAGTATTGTTAGGGCTGTGCGTTCACTCCGAGCAGACTACAACCTCACCAAGACCAAAGCTGATT GTTACTTGCAGTGCCTGGACTCTGGGACAGTGGAGGCTGTGACTCACTGCTCCGAATACATctgcactctctcctcctccaagcaAGTGTTGGTTCTGGAGCCTGGGCAAGCACCCCCTCCTGGCTGCGCCGTAGCTATTGCCTCTGACAAATGTACCGCACATCTTCTGCTCAAG GGCTTGATTGATGCAGAGAAGGAGGTCTCCAAACTGGCAGGCAAAATAGCTGAGCTGCAGAAACAAATCCTGAGGTTGCATGAACGCATGGACAGCCCAGACTATGCTGCCAAGGTGCCTACCAAAGTCCAGGAGACAGACACAGCCAAG CTGAAACAAAGTGAGACTGAACTGCAGAAGGCAGAAGAAGCCATTGAGAACTTTAAGAAGATGATCTGA